The Camelina sativa cultivar DH55 chromosome 14, Cs, whole genome shotgun sequence genome includes a window with the following:
- the LOC104742438 gene encoding zinc finger protein CONSTANS-LIKE 8-like isoform X2, producing MIPKYQEDVKQPRACDLCLNKHAVWYCASDDAFLCHVCDESVHSANHVATKHERVWLRTNEIQNNVLQGTTSHPVWHSGFRRKARTLRSRCEKKTQQKIDDERRREDPRVPEIGGEAMFFIPEANDDENDTTSLVPEFEELTVTEMGFFLSNHNGTQETTKQFNFEDEIDAMEDLYYNEEEKAAKTNGAEACPGQSLMSCKKAYDNVIAISAKTEETEDYEDNARQGNMLLRLNYENVIAAWDKQESPREAARNQTELFNTSNFQLVPPGIEEKRVTSRSEREARVWRYRDKKKNRLFENKIRYEVRKVNADKRPRMKGRFVRRSLDPES from the exons ATGATTCCGAAGTACCAAGAAGATGTCAAGCAGCCACGAGCGTGCGACCTGTGTCTGAACAAACACGCGGTTTGGTACTGTGCATCAGACGATGCTTTCTTGTGCCATGTTTGCGATGAATCAGTCCATTCTGCAAACCATGTGGCGACAAAACACGAGAGAGTTTGGCTTAGAACAAATGAGATACAGAACAATGTGCTCCAAGGAACAACATCACACCCGGTTTGGCACAGTGGGTTCAGAAGAAAAGCAAGAACACTTAGGTCCCGGTgtgagaaaaaaacacaacagaAGATAgatgatgagagaagaagagaagacccTCGTGTTCCCGAGATTGGAGGCGAAGCAATGTTTTTCATACCAGAAGcaaatgatgatgaaaatgataCGACTTCTCTTGTGCCAGAGTTTGAGGAACTCACAGTCACAGAGATGGGGTTCTTCTTGAGCAACCACAATGGTACTCAAGAAACAACGAAACAATTCAACTTTGAAGATGAGATTGATGCAATGGAGGATCTATAttacaatgaagaagaaaaagcagcTAAAACTAATGGAGCTGAAGCATGTCCTGGACAATCTTTGATGAGCTGCAAGAAAGCTTATGACAATGTCATTGCGATTTCAGCAAAGACAGAAGAAACTGAAGATTACGAGGATAATGCAAGGCAGGGGAACATGTTACTTAGACTGAATTACGAAAATGTTATAGCAGCTTGGGATAAACAAGAATCTCCAAGAGAAGCAGCAAGAAACCAGACTGAGTTGTTCAACACAAGTAACTTCCAGCTAGTTCCTCCA GGGATAGAGGAGAAGAGAGTAACCAGCAGAAGTGAGAGAGAAGCTAGAGTTTGGAGATacagagataaaaaaaagaatcgttTGTTTGAGAATAAGATAAGGTATGAGGTTAGAAAGGTTAACGCGGACAAAAGACCGAGAATGAAAGGTCGATTTGTCCGAAGATCTTTAGATCCCGAGTCTTAG
- the LOC104742438 gene encoding zinc finger protein CONSTANS-LIKE 8-like isoform X1, protein MFCAEIMIPKYQEDVKQPRACDLCLNKHAVWYCASDDAFLCHVCDESVHSANHVATKHERVWLRTNEIQNNVLQGTTSHPVWHSGFRRKARTLRSRCEKKTQQKIDDERRREDPRVPEIGGEAMFFIPEANDDENDTTSLVPEFEELTVTEMGFFLSNHNGTQETTKQFNFEDEIDAMEDLYYNEEEKAAKTNGAEACPGQSLMSCKKAYDNVIAISAKTEETEDYEDNARQGNMLLRLNYENVIAAWDKQESPREAARNQTELFNTSNFQLVPPGIEEKRVTSRSEREARVWRYRDKKKNRLFENKIRYEVRKVNADKRPRMKGRFVRRSLDPES, encoded by the exons ATGTTTTGTGCAGAAATTATGATTCCGAAGTACCAAGAAGATGTCAAGCAGCCACGAGCGTGCGACCTGTGTCTGAACAAACACGCGGTTTGGTACTGTGCATCAGACGATGCTTTCTTGTGCCATGTTTGCGATGAATCAGTCCATTCTGCAAACCATGTGGCGACAAAACACGAGAGAGTTTGGCTTAGAACAAATGAGATACAGAACAATGTGCTCCAAGGAACAACATCACACCCGGTTTGGCACAGTGGGTTCAGAAGAAAAGCAAGAACACTTAGGTCCCGGTgtgagaaaaaaacacaacagaAGATAgatgatgagagaagaagagaagacccTCGTGTTCCCGAGATTGGAGGCGAAGCAATGTTTTTCATACCAGAAGcaaatgatgatgaaaatgataCGACTTCTCTTGTGCCAGAGTTTGAGGAACTCACAGTCACAGAGATGGGGTTCTTCTTGAGCAACCACAATGGTACTCAAGAAACAACGAAACAATTCAACTTTGAAGATGAGATTGATGCAATGGAGGATCTATAttacaatgaagaagaaaaagcagcTAAAACTAATGGAGCTGAAGCATGTCCTGGACAATCTTTGATGAGCTGCAAGAAAGCTTATGACAATGTCATTGCGATTTCAGCAAAGACAGAAGAAACTGAAGATTACGAGGATAATGCAAGGCAGGGGAACATGTTACTTAGACTGAATTACGAAAATGTTATAGCAGCTTGGGATAAACAAGAATCTCCAAGAGAAGCAGCAAGAAACCAGACTGAGTTGTTCAACACAAGTAACTTCCAGCTAGTTCCTCCA GGGATAGAGGAGAAGAGAGTAACCAGCAGAAGTGAGAGAGAAGCTAGAGTTTGGAGATacagagataaaaaaaagaatcgttTGTTTGAGAATAAGATAAGGTATGAGGTTAGAAAGGTTAACGCGGACAAAAGACCGAGAATGAAAGGTCGATTTGTCCGAAGATCTTTAGATCCCGAGTCTTAG
- the LOC104742438 gene encoding zinc finger protein CONSTANS-LIKE 8-like isoform X3: MFCAEIMIPKYQEDVKQPRACDLCLNKHAVWYCASDDAFLCHVCDESVHSANHVATKHERVWLRTNEIQNNVLQGTTSHPVWHSGFRRKARTLRSRCEKKTQQKIDDERRREDPRVPEIGGEAMFFIPEANDDENDTTSLVPEFEELTVTEMGFFLSNHNGTQETTKQFNFEDEIDAMEDLYYNEEEKAAKTNGAEACPGQSLMSCKKAYDNVIAISAKTEETEDYEDNARQGNMLLRLNYENVIAAWDKQESPREAARNQTELFNTSNFQLVPPTSIVMLLDFRG; encoded by the exons ATGTTTTGTGCAGAAATTATGATTCCGAAGTACCAAGAAGATGTCAAGCAGCCACGAGCGTGCGACCTGTGTCTGAACAAACACGCGGTTTGGTACTGTGCATCAGACGATGCTTTCTTGTGCCATGTTTGCGATGAATCAGTCCATTCTGCAAACCATGTGGCGACAAAACACGAGAGAGTTTGGCTTAGAACAAATGAGATACAGAACAATGTGCTCCAAGGAACAACATCACACCCGGTTTGGCACAGTGGGTTCAGAAGAAAAGCAAGAACACTTAGGTCCCGGTgtgagaaaaaaacacaacagaAGATAgatgatgagagaagaagagaagacccTCGTGTTCCCGAGATTGGAGGCGAAGCAATGTTTTTCATACCAGAAGcaaatgatgatgaaaatgataCGACTTCTCTTGTGCCAGAGTTTGAGGAACTCACAGTCACAGAGATGGGGTTCTTCTTGAGCAACCACAATGGTACTCAAGAAACAACGAAACAATTCAACTTTGAAGATGAGATTGATGCAATGGAGGATCTATAttacaatgaagaagaaaaagcagcTAAAACTAATGGAGCTGAAGCATGTCCTGGACAATCTTTGATGAGCTGCAAGAAAGCTTATGACAATGTCATTGCGATTTCAGCAAAGACAGAAGAAACTGAAGATTACGAGGATAATGCAAGGCAGGGGAACATGTTACTTAGACTGAATTACGAAAATGTTATAGCAGCTTGGGATAAACAAGAATCTCCAAGAGAAGCAGCAAGAAACCAGACTGAGTTGTTCAACACAAGTAACTTCCAGCTAGTTCCTCCA ACTTCTATTGTAATGCTTCTTGATTTCAGGGGATAG
- the LOC104742439 gene encoding NADH dehydrogenase [ubiquinone] 1 beta subcomplex subunit 10-A-like, whose protein sequence is MGRKKGLPEFEESAPDGFDPENPYKDPVAMVEMREHIVREKWIHIEKAKILREKVKWCYRVEGVNHYQKCRHLVQQYLDATRGVGWGKDHRPISLHGPKPVAVEESE, encoded by the exons ATGGGGAGGAAGAAGGGATTGCCGGAGTTCGAAGAGTCGGCGCCGGATGGATTCGATCCGGAGAATCCGTACAAGGATCCGGTTGCGATGGTTGAGATGAGAGAACACATTGTTCGTGAGAAGTGGATCCATATCGAGAAGGCTAAGATCTTGCGTGAGAAGGTCAAATGGTGTTACCGCGTCGAAGGCGTTAATCACTACCAGAAGTGTCGCCATCTCGTTCAGCAGTATCTCGACGCCACTCGCGGCGTCGGTTGGGGCAAAGACCACCGTCCTATCTCTCTTCACG GTCCCAAGCCAGTAGCTGTTGAAGAATCTGAATAA